A single genomic interval of Camelina sativa cultivar DH55 chromosome 11, Cs, whole genome shotgun sequence harbors:
- the LOC104724527 gene encoding reticulon-like protein B4, giving the protein MVEDHKHEESILEKIVEKIHGHGDSSSLSDSDDDKKSTSSSSSSFKSKIYRLFGREKPVHKVLGGGKPADIFLWRNKKVSGGVFGAITASWVLFELIEYRFLTFLCHFAMAALAALFLWSNACTFIHKSTPRIPEVHIPEDPVLQLVSGLRIEINRGFTVLRNIASGRDLKKFILVIAGLWVLSIIGSCCNFLTLFYIATVLLFTIPVVYEKYEDKVDAFGEKAMKEIKKQYAVLDDKVFSKVLSKIPRGALNKKKD; this is encoded by the exons ATGGTGGAAGACCACAAGCACGAGGAATCGATCTTGGAGAAGATTGTTGAGAAGATCCATGGCCATGGTGACTCCTCTTCTCTTTCAGATTCCGATGACGATAAGAAATCTACatcgtcttcgtcgtcgtccTTCAAGTCAAAGATCTACCGACTTTTCGGGAGGGAGAAACCTGTTCATAAGGTTCTCGGTGGCGGCAAAC CTGCTGATATATTCCTTTGGAGGAACAAGAAGGTATCTGGTGGAGTCTTTGGTGCTATAACAGCGTCTTGGGTACTATTCGAGTTAATCGAATACCGTTTCCTCACTTTTCTCTGTCACTTTGCCATGGCTGCTCTCGCAGCATTGTTCTTGTGGTCTAATGCTTGTACCTTTATCCACAA GTCAACTCCTCGCATCCCGGAAGTTCACATCCCTGAGGATCCTGTCCTTCAACTTGTTTCTGGATTAAGGATTGAAATCAATCGTGGCTTTACCGTTCTTAGGAACATTGCATCAGGAAGAGATCTCAAGAAATTTATCTTG GTAATTGCTGGCTTGTGGGTATTGTCCATTATTGGCAGTTGCTGCAACTTCTTGACATTGTTCTATATTG CTACTGTCCTTCTCTTCACCATTCCTGTGGTTTACGAAAAGTATGAGGACAAAGTCGATGCCTTTGGCGAGAAGGCTATGAAGGAGATCAAGAAGCAATATGCAGTACTCGATGACAAGGTTTTCAGTAAAGTCTTGAGCAAGATTCCAAGAGGAGCtttgaacaagaagaaggaTTAA
- the LOC104724530 gene encoding uncharacterized protein At5g41620-like — MESKVRGGGEEVEERQKVERLVEKLKNHNHRINPSSSTPVHVSFVPNSTLAVSSSRKLAAAFWEFHHYHSSASSDIMHRGANGFAGASNNRRQRHGKAVVKENGLDLSQYLRDPSPDHQPDSAGSLRRQIGQMLIKHHQSIDRNNHALQPVSPASYGSSLEVTTYNKAVTPSSSLEFRGRLSREPHYNLKTSTELLKVLNRIWSLEEQHVSNISLIKALKTELAHSRLRIKELLRYQQADRHELDGVVKQLAEEKMSRKNKEVERISSAVQSMRKELEDERKLRKRSESLHRKLARELSEVKSSLSNCVKELERGAKSNKMMELLCDEFAKGIKSYEEEIHGLKKKSLDKDWAGRAGGDQLVLHIAESWLDERTQMRLEGGDTLNGNNRSVLDKLEVEIETFLQEKRNEVPRNRRNSLESVPFNTLSAPPRDVDCEEDSAGSDSNCFELKKPVLSHGDETVKPNQLNKDGSIDEKPKGKTGSPSSFQVNFEDQMAWAISSNGKKKTSRAIEDEEEDVKPENSNNVKKPEDEIDQCATTNKNDVMGEMIRTHRRLLSETREIDEASCNFPSSRRQASPIRQWISRTVAPDLLGSSDNAAAHGVKYSTLKTKLAKSSKSRLRLFKG, encoded by the exons ATGGAAAGTAAAgtgagaggaggaggagaagaagtagaagagagACAGAAAGTGGAAAGATTGGTGGAAAAGTTAAAGAATCATAATCATCGAATTAATCCATCTTCATCAACTCCAGTGCACGTTAGCTTCGTCCCTAACTCAACCCTTGCTGTTTCCTCCTCTAGAAAGCTCGCTGCTGCTTTCTGGGAGTTTCATCACTACcactcctctgcttcttctgatATAATGCACCGCGGCGCTAATGGTTTCGCCGGAGCTAGTAATAACCGTCGACAACGTCACGGCAAGGCGGTGGTTAAGGAGAATGGTCTTGACCtctctcaatatcttcgagaTCCTTCTCCTGATCATcag CCAGATAGTGCTGGAAGTCTAAGGAGGCAGATTGGTCAAATGTTGATAAAGCATCATCAATCTATCGACCGTAACAATCATGCTCTTCAGCCTGTATCTCCTGCTAGTTACGGAAGCTCTCTTGAG GTTACGACATACAACAAAGCGGTAACTCCAAGTAGTTCATTGGAGTTCAGAGGAAGACTGTCTAGAGAACCTCACTACAATCTCAAGACATCAACTGAACTTCTTAAAGTATTGAACCGTATTTGGAGCCTCGAGGAGCAGCATGTCTCAAATATTTCCTTGATAAAAGCTTTGAAAACCGAGCTGGCTCATTCACGTCTTCGAATCAAGGAGCTTCTAAGGTACCAGCAAGCGGATAGACACGAGCTAGACGGTGTGGTGAAGCAACTAGCTGAAGAAAAAATGTCGAGGAAGAATAAGGAAGTTGAGCGGATAAGCTCTGCGGTTCAGTCTATGAGGAAAGAGTTAGAAGATGAGAGGAAACTTAGGAAACGTTCTGAGAGTTTGCATAGGAAACTGGCACGTGAGCTCTCGGAAGTGAAGTCTTCGTTGTCTAACTGTGTCAAGGAGCTAGAGAGAGGGGCTAAATCAAATAAGATGATGGAGCTACTCTGCGATGAGTTCGCCAAAGGGATCAAGAGTTACGAAGAGGAGATTCacggtttaaagaagaagagtcttGATAAAGATTGGGCGGGTCGAGCTGGAGGAGATCAACTGGTTCTTCATATTGCTGAATCTTGGCTTGACGAAAGGACGCAGATGAGATTAGAAGGTGGAGATACATTGAATGGTAACAACAGATCAGTGCTTGATAAGCTTGAGGTTGAGATCGAGACGTTTCTTCAGGAGAAGCGGAATGAAGTACCGAGAAACCGCCGGAACTCACTTGAATCTGTCCCGTTCAACACCTTGAGTGCACCACCACGGGATGTAGACTGTGAAGAAGACTCAGCAGGAAGCGATTCGAATTGCTTTGAGCTCAAGAAACCTGTTCTGTCCCACGGAGACGAAACTGTGAAACCTAACCAACTTAACAAAGACGGTTCGATTGATGAAAAGCCGAAAGGCAAAACCGGAAGCCCTTCGAGTTTCCAAGTTAACTTCGAGGATCAAATGGCGTGGGCAATATCGAGTAACGGAAAGAAGAAAACCTCCCGAGCtattgaagacgaagaagaagatgtgaagCCTGAGAACAGCAATAACGTTAAGAAACCAGAAGATGAGATTGATCAGTGTGCTACTACGAACAAGAACGATGTAATGGGGGAAATGATTCGAACACACAGAAGGTTATTGTCTGAAACTCGTGAAATCGATGAAGCGTCTTGCAATTTCCCATCTTCTCGAAGACAAGCTAGTCCTATTCGACAATGGATTTCAAGAACCGTCGCACCTGATCTTCTTGGCTCGTCGGATAATGCGGCAGCTCATGGAGTAAAGTATAGTACTTTGAAAACTAAGCTAGCAAAGAGTTCAAAGTCGCGTCTTCGGCTATTCAAAGGCTAA
- the LOC104724529 gene encoding cation/H(+) antiporter 18, whose protein sequence is MATTNSTKACPAPMKATSNGVFQGDNPIDFALPLAILQIVIVIVLTRLLAYLLRPLRQPRVIAEVIGGIMLGPSLLGRSKVFLDAVFPKKSLTVLETLANLGLLFFLFLAGLEIDTKALRHTGKKALGIAMAGISLPFALGIGSSFVLKATISKGVDSTAFLVFMGVALSITAFPVLARILAELKLLTTEIGRLAMSAAAVNDVAAWILLALAIALSGSNTSPLVSLWVFLSGCAFVIGAAFIIPPIFKWIARRCHEGEPIEETYICATLAVVLVCGFITDAIGIHSMFGAFVVGVLIPKEGPFAGALVEKVEDLVSGLFLPLYFVASGLKTNVATIQGAQSWGLLVLVTFTACFGKIVGTLGVSLAFKIPMREAITLGFLMNTKGLVELIVLNIGKDRKVLNDQTFAIMVLMALFTTFITTPVVMAVYKPARRAKKEGEYKNRTVERENTNTQLRILTCFHGAGSIPSIINLLEASRGIEKGEGLCVYALHLRELSERSSAILMVHKVRKNGMPFWNRRGVNADADQVVVAFQAFQQLSRVNVRPMTAISSMSDIHEDICTTAARKRTAIVILPFHKHQQLDGSLQTTRGDYRWVNRRVLLEAPCSVGIFVDRGLGGSSQVSAQDVSYSVVVLFFGGRDDREALAYGLRMAEHPGIVLTVFRFVVAPERVGEVVNVEVGDNEHNLKWDEEIMSEIRKKSSVDESIKFVEKRVENAAVDVRSAIEEVRRSNLFLVGRVPGGEIALAIRENSECPELGPVGSLLISPESSTRASVLVIQQYNGTGTAPDLATTELVASTDKDSD, encoded by the exons ATGGCGACTACGAATTCTACAAAAGCTTGTCCTGCTCCTATGAAAGCAACCTCTAATGGAGTTTTCCAAGGGGATAACCCAATAGACTTTGCGTTACCTCTTGCGATTCTTCAGATCGTCATTGTTATTGTTCTCACTCGTCTTCTTGCTTACCTTTTAAGACCTCTGAGGCAGCCTCGTGTTATCGCTGAAGTCATT GGTGGGATTATGCTTGGGCCGTCTCTTCTTGGCCGTTCAAAGGTCTTTCTTGATGCTGTGTTCCCAAAGAAAAGCTTGACTGTTCTAGAAACTCTGGCTAATCTTggccttctcttcttcctgtTCCTTGCCGGACTAGAGATTGATACCAAAGCTCTTCGTCACACCGGGAAGAAGGCTTTGGGAATTGCCATGGCTGGAATCTCTCTTCCGTTTGCTCTTGGCATTGGTTCTTCATTCGTTTTGAAAGCAACAATCTCCAAAGGAGTTGATAGTACTGCGTTTCTAGTTTTCATGGGTGTGGCACTCTCCATCACTGCGTTCCCTGTGTTGGCTCGTATCTTAGCTGAGCTAAAGCTTCTAACCACTGAAATAGGACGGCTTGCAATGTCAGCAGCTGCTGTTAACGACGTTGCAGCTTGGATTCTTCTTGCTCTTGCCATTGCTCTCTCGGGATCCAATACATCTCCCCTTGTATCTCTCTGGGTTTTCCTTTCTGGATGCGCTTTTGTGATTGGTGCTGCTTTCATCATTCCGCCAATCTTTAAATGGATTGCCCGGAGGTGCCACGAGGGAGAACCCATCGAAGAAACCTACATCTGCGCCACTTTGGCTGTGGTTCTTGTTTGTGGATTCATTACTGATGCCATTGGTATTCATTCCATGTTTGGTGCTTTTGTGGTCGGTGTTTTGATCCCAAAGGAAGGACCTTTTGCTGGTGCACTCGTCGAGAAGGTGGAGGATCTTGTATCCGGTCTCTTCTTACCGCTTTACTTTGTAGCGAGTGGTCTAAAAACTAATGTGGCTACAATTCAAGGAGCTCAGTCTTGGGGTCTTCTTGTTTTAGTTACATTCACAGCTTGTTTCGGTAAGATTGTTGGGACTCTCGGTGTTTCCCTCGCCTTCAAGATACCAATGCGAGAAGCTATCACATTAGGATTCCTCATGAACACTAAAGGACTGGTCGAACTCATCGTCCTCAACATAGGAAAAGATCGAAAG GTTCTGAATGATCAGACATTTGCCATAATGGTTCTAATGGCTCTCTTCACAACCTTCATCACCACACCAGTCGTAATGGCAGTCTACAAACCAGCAAGAAGAGCCAAGAAAGAAGGAGAATACAAAAACAGGACGGTAGAACGAGAGAACACAAACACACAGCTTCGAATCCTCACATGTTTCCACGGAGCCGGAAGCATTCCTTCAATAATAAACCTCTTGGAAGCATCAAGAGGCATCGAGAAAGGCGAAGGACTCTGCGTTTACGCTCTCCACTTAAGGGAACTATCAGAGAGATCTTCAGCTATCCTAATGGTTCACAAAGTCCGCAAAAACGGAATGCCCTTTTGGAACAGAAGAGGAGTCAATGCAGACGCAGACCAAGTGGTAGTTGCTTTCCAAGCGTTTCAACAGCTGAGCAGAGTCAATGTCAGACCAATGACAGCAATCTCATCGATGTCTGATATTCACGAAGACATCTGCACAACAGCTGCAAGAAAAAGAACAGCCATTGTGATTCTTCCGTTTCACAAGCATCAACAGCTCGACGGTTCGTTACAGACGACACGTGGCGATTACCGTTGGGTGAACAGGAGAGTTCTGCTTGAAGCTCCTTGCTCAGTTGGTATATTCGTTGACCGTGGACTCGGTGGCTCAAGTCAAGTCTCAGCTCAAGACGTTTCTTACTCTGTTGTTGTTCTCTTCTTCGGTGGTCGTGATGACCGTGAAGCCTTGGCTTATGGGTTACGTATGGCGGAGCATCCCGGTATCGTTTTAACTGTTTTCCGATTTGTGGTAGCGCCGGAGAGAGTCGGAGAGGTTGTTAATGTGGAAGTGGGTGACAACGAGCATAATCTGAAATGGGATGAGGAGATTATGTCTGAGATTAGGAAGAAGTCGTCGGTGGATGAATCGATCAAGTTTGTGGAGAAAAGGGTTGAAAACGCCGCCGTGGATGTTAGATCGGCGATTGAGGAAGTACGGCGGAGCAATCTGTTTCTGGTTGGTCGAGTGCCAGGTGGCGAGATTGCGTTGGCGATTAGGGAGAACAGTGAGTGCCCAGAGCTTGGACCTGTCGGAAGTTTGTTGATTTCGCCGGAATCATCGACGAGAGCTTCGGTTTTGGTGATTCAGCAGTACAACGGCACCGGAACAGCTCCGGATTTGGCTACGACGGAGTTAGTGGCTTCAACTGATAAAGACTCTGACTGA
- the LOC104724531 gene encoding uncharacterized protein LOC104724531: MATASLRWILQLHRDVPKAARFYAQGLDFSVNVVTLRWAELDSGPLKLALMQSPSDHIAEKGYSSLLSFTVTDINTTVNKLMALGAELDGTIKYEIHGKVAAMRCPDGYMLGLYEAA, translated from the exons ATGGCGACGGCGTCGTTAAGGTGGATCCTGCAGCTTCACAGAGACGTACCAAAAGCTGCTCGATTCTACGCGCAAGGTCTCGACTTCTCCGTCAATGTCGTCACCTTACGCTGGGCTGAGCTCGATTCTGGTCCTCTCAAGCTAGCCCTTATGCAATCTCCtag TGATCATATTGCGGAGAAGGGATACTCATCGCTTCTGTCATTCACGGTTACGGACATCAATACAACAGTGAACAAACTTATGGCCTTAGGAGCAGAATTAGATGGCACTATCAAGTATGAGATTCATGGAAAG GTTGCGGCCATGAGATGCCCCGATGGTTACATGTTAGGCCTTTATGAGGCTGCGTAG